One genomic region from Balaenoptera acutorostrata chromosome 1, mBalAcu1.1, whole genome shotgun sequence encodes:
- the FAM43B gene encoding protein FAM43B yields MLPWRRNKFVLVEDEAKCKAKSLSPGLAYTSLLSSFLRSCPDLLPDWPLERLGRVFRSRRQKVELNKEDPTYTVWYLGNAVTLHAKGDGCTDDAVGKIWARCGPGGGTKMKLTLGPHGIRMQPCERSGSGGSGGRRSAHAYLLPRITYCTADGRHPRVFAWVYRHQARHKAVVLRCHAVLLARAHKARALARLLRQTALAAFSDFKRLQRQSDARHVRQQHLLAGGAAASVPRAPLRRLLNAKCAYRPPAAERGRGAPRLSSIQEEDEDQDEEAEEREEGAPQSERPEVLSLARELRTCSLRGAPAPPPPSQPRRWKAGPRERAGQAR; encoded by the coding sequence ATGCTGCCGTGGAGACGTAACAAATTCGTGCTGGTGGAGGACGAGGCCAAGTGCAAGGCGAAGAGCCTGAGCCCGGGGCTCGCCTATACGTCGCTGCTCTCCAGCTTCCTGCGCTCCTGCCCGGACCTGCTGCCCGACTGGCCGCTGGAGCGCCTGGGCCGCGTGTTCCGCAGCCGGCGCCAGAAAGTGGAGCTCAACAAGGAGGACCCGACCTACACCGTGTGGTACCTGGGCAACGCCGTCACCCTGCACGCCAAGGGCGACGGCTGCACCGACGACGCCGTGGGCAAGATCTGGGCGCGCTGCGGGCCGGGCGGGGGCACCAAGATGAAGCTGACGCTAGGGCCGCACGGCATCCGCATGCAGCCGTGCGAGCGCAGCGGCTCTGGGGGCTCGGGGGGCCGCAGATCGGCGCACGCCTACCTGCTGCCGCGCATCACCTACTGCACGGCGGACGGGCGCCACCCGCGCGTCTTCGCCTGGGTCTACCGCCACCAGGCGCGCCACAAGGCCGTGGTGCTGCGCTGCCACGCCGTGCTGCTGGCGCGGGCGCACAAGGCGCGCGCCCTGGCCCGCCTGCTCCGCCAGACCGCGCTGGCGGCTTTCAGCGACTTCAAGCGCCTGCAGCGCCAGAGCGACGCGCGCCACGTGCGCCAGCAGCACCTCCTCGCGGGGGGCGCCGCCGCCTCTGTGCCCCGCGCCCCGCTGCGCCGGCTGCTCAACGCCAAGTGCGCCTACCGGCCGCCGGCCGCCGAGCGCGGCCGCGGGGCGCCGCGCCTCAGCAGCATCCAGGAGGAGGACGAGGACCAGGACGAGGAGGCGGAGGAGCGCGAGGAAGGAGCCCCCCAGAGCGAGCGGCCGGAGGTGCTCAGCCTGGCCCGGGAGCTGAGGACGTGCAGCCTGCGGGGCGCCCCGGCGCCTCCGCCGCCCTCGCAGCCTCGCCGCTGGAAGGCCGGCCCCCGGGAGCGGGCGGGCCAGGCGCGCTGA